The Deltaproteobacteria bacterium genome window below encodes:
- the deoC gene encoding deoxyribose-phosphate aldolase — MDTNFSKTNYDIAKYIDHTMLKPEATESQIKNLCMEAVDNRFYSVCVNSVWVPLCSSLLKNSEVKVCSVIGFPLGAMSSQSKAFETSWCVENGASEIDMVLQLGFLKNNQFEFVVSDIQTVVAAAKGKTVKVIFETCLLSHDEKIKACEASLAGGAQFVKTSTGFSTAGATIEDVQLMKRIVGNNAKVKASGGIKNLAQAMAFISAGAERLGTSSGVEILKGLESKQGY; from the coding sequence ATGGATACAAATTTCAGTAAAACTAATTATGATATAGCAAAATATATCGATCACACCATGCTCAAACCAGAAGCAACTGAATCACAAATTAAAAATTTATGTATGGAGGCTGTAGATAATCGTTTCTACTCTGTTTGCGTCAACTCTGTCTGGGTTCCTTTGTGTTCGTCTTTACTTAAAAATTCGGAGGTTAAAGTTTGTAGCGTTATTGGATTTCCCCTTGGCGCCATGTCAAGTCAAAGCAAGGCTTTTGAAACCTCTTGGTGTGTTGAAAATGGTGCAAGTGAAATAGATATGGTCTTACAGCTTGGTTTTTTGAAGAACAATCAATTTGAATTTGTTGTCTCAGATATTCAAACGGTTGTCGCCGCTGCCAAGGGAAAAACCGTAAAGGTCATTTTTGAAACCTGCTTACTCTCCCATGATGAAAAAATCAAAGCCTGCGAGGCCTCTCTTGCTGGGGGAGCTCAGTTTGTAAAAACCTCAACTGGATTTTCAACTGCGGGAGCTACCATAGAAGACGTTCAATTGATGAAACGTATTGTTGGAAATAATGCAAAAGTAAAAGCCAGCGGTGGAATTAAAAACCTTGCCCAAGCCATGGCTTTTATTTCCGCTGGTGCGGAAAGGCTTGGTACTAGCTCTGGGGTTGAAATACTTAAAGGTCTTGAATCAAAACAAGGTTACTAA
- a CDS encoding thymidine phosphorylase: MTYLPSELIKKKRNGFCHSESEIDFLIQAYTRNEIPDYQMSAWLMAVYFQGLSDEEILYLTKSMIHSGQVVNFKSIDTFRVDKHSTGGVGDKTSLILGPIVAAAGILVPMISGRGLGHTGGTLDKLESIPGFNTQLTLKQFVENVEKHHICFIGQTREICPADKKIYALRDVTSTVESIPLICASIMSKKLAEGINGLVLDVKVGSGAFMKDLSKAEELARQLMNIGTGYGKKVTAVLTNMNQPLGRFAGNALEVFECIEILKGNRSQNSLGVDLFQDTRELSLVLSAHMILLSGKYKNYEAAYQKATELLSSGKALKKFEELCELHSGNLNQFKILPPAYEIKSPSSGFFSFVNTEKVGVALIQLKAGRNQKEDILDLHSGIEFHFKTGDHVTEGDTLFTLYGSNKSLFPLAEKLLIECFKISLQRSSKEDLIYKVMLSS; this comes from the coding sequence ATGACTTATTTACCATCAGAGTTAATCAAGAAAAAAAGAAATGGCTTCTGTCATTCAGAATCTGAAATAGATTTTCTAATTCAAGCTTACACTCGAAATGAAATTCCCGATTATCAAATGTCGGCATGGTTGATGGCGGTCTATTTTCAGGGCTTAAGTGATGAAGAAATTTTATACTTAACAAAATCAATGATTCATTCTGGTCAAGTTGTTAATTTTAAAAGTATAGACACCTTTAGAGTCGATAAACATTCTACCGGAGGAGTGGGAGATAAAACAAGTTTGATTCTTGGTCCTATTGTTGCTGCGGCAGGAATTCTCGTTCCTATGATTTCTGGCAGAGGCTTGGGACATACCGGTGGAACCTTAGATAAACTTGAATCTATTCCTGGCTTTAATACGCAGCTAACTTTGAAACAATTTGTTGAGAATGTAGAAAAACATCATATTTGTTTTATTGGACAAACCAGAGAAATTTGCCCTGCTGATAAAAAAATATACGCCTTAAGAGACGTCACTTCCACCGTAGAAAGCATCCCTCTGATTTGCGCTAGTATCATGTCGAAAAAACTAGCAGAAGGCATAAATGGTTTAGTTTTGGATGTAAAAGTTGGCTCTGGTGCTTTTATGAAAGATTTATCAAAAGCTGAAGAATTAGCTCGCCAATTAATGAATATTGGAACGGGTTATGGAAAGAAGGTGACAGCTGTGTTGACAAATATGAATCAACCACTTGGAAGATTTGCAGGAAATGCATTAGAGGTATTTGAATGCATTGAAATCCTTAAAGGAAATAGGTCCCAAAATAGCTTAGGAGTTGATTTATTTCAAGATACGAGGGAACTAAGTCTTGTTCTTTCAGCACACATGATACTTTTATCAGGAAAATATAAAAACTATGAAGCTGCCTATCAAAAAGCTACAGAGCTTTTATCTTCTGGAAAGGCATTAAAAAAATTTGAAGAGCTCTGTGAACTTCACTCTGGAAATCTAAATCAATTCAAAATTCTACCCCCTGCTTATGAAATAAAATCCCCCTCTTCAGGCTTTTTTTCCTTTGTTAATACTGAAAAAGTGGGCGTTGCCTTGATCCAATTAAAGGCAGGACGAAATCAAAAAGAAGATATTTTGGATCTTCATTCGGGGATTGAATTTCATTTTAAAACTGGCGACCACGTAACCGAAGGTGATACCCTTTTTACTCTTTATGGCTCAAATAAAAGCTTATTCCCACTTGCTGAAAAGCTGCTAATTGAATGCTTTAAAATTTCCTTGCAAAGATCTTCAAAAGAAGATCTTATCTATAAAGTGATGTTGTCCTCTTAA